From a single Anaerolineales bacterium genomic region:
- a CDS encoding enoyl-CoA hydratase-related protein, with protein MTYTTVLTEIRGRVGLVQLNRPQAMNAFNLAMLGEVFDAMEAFDRNEHVGAIVVTGNEKAFAAGADIKEMADASYVQMMTEERVEIWDRIRGVKKPVIAAVSGWALGGGFEFVLSCDMIIASESAKFGLPEVTIGVIPGAGGTQRLTRLLGKHLAMEIVINDRKINAAEALQFGLANRVVPVEGYLDAAIAFAEEIASRAPLAVRMAKDSVNAAFETTLTEGLKIEKRNFYPLFATEDQKEGMQAFIEKRKPEWKGK; from the coding sequence ATGACCTATACAACGGTACTGACAGAGATCCGCGGGCGCGTTGGGCTGGTGCAGTTGAACCGTCCGCAGGCGATGAACGCATTCAACTTAGCCATGCTCGGCGAGGTCTTCGATGCGATGGAAGCATTCGACAGGAACGAACACGTCGGCGCGATCGTCGTCACCGGGAATGAAAAAGCCTTCGCCGCCGGAGCCGATATCAAAGAAATGGCGGATGCGTCCTATGTGCAAATGATGACGGAAGAACGCGTGGAGATCTGGGACCGCATCCGCGGCGTTAAGAAGCCGGTCATTGCGGCGGTATCCGGCTGGGCGCTGGGAGGCGGCTTTGAATTCGTCCTTTCGTGCGACATGATCATCGCATCCGAATCCGCGAAGTTCGGTCTGCCCGAAGTGACCATCGGTGTCATCCCCGGCGCGGGCGGCACACAACGTCTGACGCGCCTGCTCGGCAAACATCTCGCCATGGAAATCGTCATCAATGACCGCAAAATCAACGCCGCCGAGGCGCTGCAATTTGGGCTGGCAAACCGTGTTGTCCCCGTGGAAGGTTATCTCGATGCCGCCATCGCCTTCGCGGAAGAGATCGCTTCGCGCGCGCCGCTTGCTGTCCGCATGGCGAAGGACTCGGTCAACGCTGCATTCGAAACCACCCTCACCGAGGGGTTAAAAATCGAGAAGCGCAATTTCTATCCGCTCTTTGCAACGGAAGATCAAAAGGAGGGAATGCAGGCGTTCATCGAAAAACGAAAACCGGAGTGGAAGGGGAAGTAG